One Anatilimnocola floriformis genomic window, GGCGAATCGTTGGCGCTGTTGCTCGGTGATTCAGATCGGTCATGAACCGTTGCGTTTCATCCTCAATGATTCGCTCGGCTTGAGGCCATTCCTTTTCGCGCTCGCGACGGTTGCGAGCGCACGCTTCCTGTAGATCGTCCACGGCGTACAGATACACTCCCTGAAGCTTGCTGATGTCCGGATCGAAGTCGCGAGGAATCGCGAGATCGAGCACCAGCAACGGTCGTTGGTAACGGGCTTCGACAATTGGCTTGAAATTGGCGACCGTCAGAATCGGTTCCGTGGCGCCGGTCGCGCTCACCACCAGATCGGCTTCGGCGAGCAACTTGTGGAGGGACTCCCACTTCTCGGCCCGACCGGTCATCCGCTGCGCGAGTTCCTCGGCGCGGCTGAAGTTGCGATTGCAGATCGAAATCTTCTTTACGCCGGCGTCGATCAAGTAGCGGAGCGTTTCTTCGCCCATCTCGCCCGCGCCGATGACGAGCACGTGCTTGTCATCGAACCGCTCGAAGAACTGACTGGCAAAATCACCGACGGCCACGCTGGGAATGCTCACGCGGCGCTGCTGAATGGTCGTCTCGGTCGCCACGCGCTTGGCCACCTTCAGCGCGGCTTGGAAGGCAGCGTTGGTGAGTGGGCCAACGGTGCTGGTCGCCGTGGCGAGTTCGTAGGCTTGCTTCACTTGCGCGAGGATTTGCGCTTCGCCGACGACCATGCTGTCGAGGCTCGCGGCGACGGTGAACAGATGGCGGACAAAATCTTCGCCAGTTCGTTCAAACAGATCGTTGAAGACCTCAATCGGATCGAGGCCGTGGAACTCCGCCAGGAACGACACCATATCGTGATGACTGGGGCACTCGGCGGGGGTTTCGCTGGCGACGTAGAGTTCGACGCGGTTGCAAGTGCTCAGCAACACCGCTTCGGCCGCGGGATATCGTTCGCGGAGGCGTTGCAGCGCGAGGGCAGCTTGGATTTTGTCGAAAGCCAGCCGTTCGCGCACTTCCAAAGAAGCGGTGTGATGGCTGCAACCGATCATTTGCAGCTTCATGGCGACGCCCCTGCATTCGGGGCCGCGACTGCCGCGTTGGATGCCTGCTTGGGCGCGTGCTGCGAAGCGCCGGTCGCGAGCATGATTAGCACGATGGCGAGGAAGGCAAAATTCGCCACGGTCAAATAAGCAACTTTGCGCCCTTGTTGCGCGGGCTTGTAAGTCCATTCAAAGATCGTCGCCGCCAGCAGCCAGGCCACGAGCACGCCGGAAGAGATCACCACCGGATCGGTCCACGGCACGAAACCTTTACCCGCCGTGCGAATCAAGTTCATCACAATGCCCGCGCCCATGCCGAGC contains:
- the hemA gene encoding glutamyl-tRNA reductase, which produces MKLQMIGCSHHTASLEVRERLAFDKIQAALALQRLRERYPAAEAVLLSTCNRVELYVASETPAECPSHHDMVSFLAEFHGLDPIEVFNDLFERTGEDFVRHLFTVAASLDSMVVGEAQILAQVKQAYELATATSTVGPLTNAAFQAALKVAKRVATETTIQQRRVSIPSVAVGDFASQFFERFDDKHVLVIGAGEMGEETLRYLIDAGVKKISICNRNFSRAEELAQRMTGRAEKWESLHKLLAEADLVVSATGATEPILTVANFKPIVEARYQRPLLVLDLAIPRDFDPDISKLQGVYLYAVDDLQEACARNRREREKEWPQAERIIEDETQRFMTDLNHRATAPTIRRLKLRADEVKADELARLLNKLGKLDPKTESEIRQAFDRLVNKLLHPPLESLRDEAQHGAPHGLLDALKRLFKLKD